In a single window of the Anaerotruncus rubiinfantis genome:
- a CDS encoding GntR family transcriptional regulator yields MSREEFQYQRIFQILKNKIESGSFPKGSSLPSCTKLCKEYTVSAKTMRRVLAMLSGAGLIETSEGKRAVVIDRPAPACPVDQMKEPNPVAMADIIKTAELLCYPFIYRGISLCRGTDWLIPKQIVEQMNPKQSGLFWRNSKSFWRFFIARCENELALRIIGSLGFADLIGLNDSEQIRTAYLEALLHFVEEAEQTSCTEEELENFLTEVYHSSPLSKKSFACVVPSDSPFRTGIQSSEQWLKTAEERYSSVYLDILGLISIGHYRPGDQLPSHAALQIQYGVSVVTTLQAVKTLKQWGVVETIRGKGIFVSQNPPAADQLPISQKLIASYVKRYLENFELLALTAEGVALYAAQSVSPAQARALRQRLADLESAGRRSPSFSITVLEFLVEHIPYKAMRAVYATVLENHRMVIKIPGLVGSGNAAQVLEMNRRCIGAADALAGGDAVVFAKRTAEMFQYVHRQIIRQCDKFNYLHAAKALYDTSLLWK; encoded by the coding sequence ATGAGCCGCGAGGAGTTTCAATACCAACGGATTTTTCAGATATTAAAAAATAAAATTGAATCAGGATCGTTTCCAAAAGGCTCATCTTTACCTTCCTGCACCAAGCTCTGCAAGGAATATACGGTATCTGCAAAGACTATGCGGCGTGTGCTTGCCATGCTGTCCGGTGCAGGACTCATCGAAACCAGCGAGGGCAAACGCGCCGTTGTTATCGACCGGCCGGCGCCGGCTTGCCCTGTGGATCAAATGAAAGAGCCGAACCCGGTTGCCATGGCGGATATTATAAAAACAGCGGAGCTGCTCTGCTATCCATTTATTTACCGGGGCATTTCTTTATGCCGCGGAACAGACTGGTTGATTCCCAAACAGATCGTTGAACAAATGAACCCCAAACAGTCCGGCCTGTTTTGGAGAAACTCAAAGTCGTTTTGGCGCTTCTTTATCGCACGATGCGAAAACGAGCTGGCCCTGCGGATAATAGGCAGTCTTGGTTTCGCGGATTTAATAGGTCTCAACGACTCCGAGCAGATACGAACCGCTTATCTGGAAGCACTGCTGCATTTTGTGGAAGAAGCTGAGCAGACTAGCTGTACTGAGGAAGAACTGGAAAATTTTCTCACCGAAGTTTACCATTCCTCCCCTCTTTCAAAAAAGTCGTTTGCGTGTGTCGTCCCCTCGGATTCGCCGTTCAGGACTGGGATTCAAAGCAGCGAGCAATGGCTCAAAACAGCGGAAGAACGGTACTCCAGCGTGTATCTGGACATCTTGGGGCTGATCTCCATCGGGCACTATCGACCAGGAGATCAGCTCCCCTCCCATGCCGCGCTGCAAATACAATATGGCGTCAGTGTAGTTACCACCCTGCAAGCGGTTAAGACGTTGAAGCAATGGGGCGTAGTGGAGACAATCCGTGGAAAGGGTATCTTTGTGTCACAGAATCCGCCCGCAGCGGATCAGCTTCCGATTTCTCAAAAATTGATTGCAAGCTATGTCAAACGCTATTTGGAGAACTTCGAGCTGCTTGCCCTGACAGCAGAAGGGGTGGCGCTTTACGCCGCTCAGTCTGTATCCCCGGCACAGGCGCGGGCATTGCGTCAAAGGCTGGCGGATCTGGAGAGCGCAGGACGGCGGTCCCCGTCGTTCTCCATTACGGTTTTAGAATTTCTGGTGGAGCATATTCCCTATAAAGCCATGCGGGCAGTTTATGCGACTGTTTTGGAAAATCATCGCATGGTCATCAAAATACCGGGACTTGTCGGCAGTGGGAACGCAGCGCAAGTGTTGGAAATGAATCGCAGGTGTATCGGGGCGGCGGATGCGCTGGCAGGCGGAGATGCTGTGGTATTTGCAAAACGGACGGCGGAAATGTTTCAGTATGTACACCGGCAGATCATACGGCAATGTGATAAATTCAACTATTTGCACGCAGCTAAGGCTCTATATGATACTTCTCTGCTGTGGAAGTAA
- a CDS encoding diguanylate cyclase, giving the protein MNTKSKILIVDDAELNRSVLADILDEKYEIIEAENGLEAIAQIERNKRELSLVLLDIMMPEADGFEVLAIMNKNKWLEQIPVIIISSETSPAYIENAYDLGAMEYISRPFEPRTVQHRVSHMIMLYSKQKHLENMVTEQMLEKEKSNQIMVDVLSHIVEFRNGESGMHVLNIRLVTELLLRRLCAVTDRYRDIQTKIPLIANASALHDIGKISIDEKILNKPDRLTAEEYETMKFHSIAGANMLEKTQYYPKEELVKIARDICRWHHERYDGGGYPDGLVGDEIPIEAQVVALADVYDALTHERVYKKAYSHEQSMQMIMDGRCGVFNPLLLRCLTDIGTDLEKELKICSLGKIPKMEAHDLAQSLLQSGNASNRTLALLEQERVKYQFFAAMSREIQFEYSFQTDMLVLSEWGAARLGLPEITIYSAEKHALQKMMEADDYSNLREQILSASHGEPTVIKSYRLNIRGQRRWHKILARPLWSGEDLDEIIGIIGKCIDVHDELTEVNSLKQVASTDELTGLYRREFARRKITETLAEDTEAEKRFALILFDLDLFKNANDQYGHVFGDQVLRAVAHRLQKVVRNSDVVARAGGDEFMIFLEYKADIDSAAKRIFTSLNGTYNGFDTTISMGIALAPTDATEYEKLFHYADQALYTVKHKGRNGYCFYDKSMTSPFSALSPISNDNHS; this is encoded by the coding sequence GTGAATACGAAAAGTAAGATTTTAATCGTGGACGACGCGGAGCTTAACCGTTCGGTATTGGCGGATATCCTTGATGAGAAGTATGAGATCATCGAAGCGGAAAACGGCCTTGAGGCGATTGCGCAAATTGAGAGAAACAAGCGCGAGCTCTCGCTTGTGCTTTTGGATATCATGATGCCGGAAGCGGACGGCTTTGAAGTGCTGGCAATTATGAACAAAAACAAATGGCTGGAGCAAATTCCGGTGATCATCATTTCGTCGGAAACCTCTCCGGCCTATATTGAAAACGCCTATGATTTGGGGGCTATGGAATATATCAGCCGGCCCTTCGAACCCAGAACAGTGCAGCACCGCGTTTCCCATATGATCATGCTCTATTCCAAACAAAAGCATCTTGAAAATATGGTAACAGAGCAGATGTTGGAAAAGGAAAAAAGCAATCAAATTATGGTTGATGTACTCAGCCATATCGTAGAATTCCGCAACGGCGAAAGCGGTATGCATGTCCTCAACATACGTCTGGTTACCGAGTTGTTGTTAAGGCGGCTTTGCGCAGTTACAGATCGCTACCGGGATATACAGACCAAAATACCGCTTATTGCTAACGCCTCCGCGCTGCATGATATCGGTAAAATTTCCATTGATGAAAAGATATTAAATAAACCTGACAGACTGACGGCTGAAGAATATGAAACCATGAAGTTCCACAGCATAGCCGGAGCCAATATGCTGGAAAAAACACAGTATTATCCGAAGGAAGAGCTTGTAAAGATTGCCCGGGACATTTGCCGGTGGCACCATGAACGGTATGACGGCGGGGGCTACCCTGACGGTCTTGTGGGCGACGAGATCCCCATCGAAGCACAGGTCGTGGCGCTGGCTGATGTATATGACGCGCTGACTCACGAGCGTGTTTACAAGAAAGCCTACTCTCACGAACAATCCATGCAGATGATTATGGACGGGCGGTGCGGTGTTTTCAATCCGCTTCTTTTACGTTGCCTGACGGATATCGGCACGGATCTGGAAAAAGAGCTGAAGATATGTTCCCTGGGCAAAATTCCTAAAATGGAAGCGCATGATCTTGCCCAAAGCCTGCTGCAAAGCGGAAACGCTTCTAACCGGACTTTGGCTCTCTTAGAGCAGGAGCGGGTCAAGTATCAATTTTTTGCGGCCATGTCCAGAGAAATCCAATTTGAATATAGCTTCCAAACCGATATGCTGGTGCTTTCAGAGTGGGGAGCGGCGCGACTGGGCCTGCCTGAAATCACGATCTATTCCGCAGAGAAACATGCGCTTCAGAAGATGATGGAAGCGGATGATTACAGCAATTTGCGGGAACAAATTCTCTCTGCCTCTCACGGCGAACCAACTGTCATCAAAAGCTATCGCCTCAATATACGCGGTCAGCGGCGGTGGCACAAAATCTTAGCCCGTCCCCTTTGGTCGGGAGAGGACTTGGATGAAATCATCGGCATCATTGGAAAATGCATCGATGTTCATGATGAGCTTACGGAAGTAAACAGTCTGAAGCAGGTAGCGTCCACCGATGAACTGACAGGACTATACCGCCGGGAGTTTGCGCGGAGAAAAATCACGGAAACACTTGCCGAGGACACAGAAGCTGAGAAAAGGTTTGCGCTGATCCTCTTTGATCTGGATCTCTTTAAAAATGCCAACGATCAATATGGACATGTGTTTGGAGATCAGGTGCTGCGCGCAGTGGCGCATCGGCTGCAGAAGGTCGTTCGGAACTCCGATGTTGTCGCCCGGGCAGGCGGTGACGAATTTATGATTTTCTTGGAATACAAAGCGGATATAGACTCCGCTGCAAAGCGTATATTCACTTCCTTGAACGGCACGTATAACGGGTTTGATACCACGATCAGCATGGGCATTGCTCTCGCGCCGACGGACGCCACGGAATATGAAAAATTGTTCCACTATGCAGATCAGGCGCTTTATACGGTGAAACATAAGGGGCGCAACGGATATTGCTTTTATGACAAGTCAATGACGAGTCCGTTCTCTGCTCTCTCCCCGATTTCCAATGATAACCATTCTTGA
- a CDS encoding ATP-binding protein has product MSNKIKKTSLRKRKYVLPLMLLAVTLVVSLCALFASSLDEQLYLQRLYSMEQNAKKSSELVNISIKSEWEKLRQLVYMIQRFPALNSRELLDSLVDISQNAEDHSPWTFSCIDYESNSYNWDGTVTRWPLPKMLPAELPDRQIAIRESNTIGAEQMLFLHRLPRPITLTDGAVLTHVTLTIDMHIMLPELEVSSFGVGNSTYITKTDGTRLYHQTSSAEVLPSYNVITALKNAEFLYDTSYETLVEAVKTENFFTGEITLQNMRYFVSCAPVAERWTMILFVPEENVSGGTTELVQKLILEMAGIAFALSVVLILFMRLNAHRTLEAQQEALRAAEQASQSKSDFLSNMSHDIRTPLNGIMGMCHLAMRDYADPAGYLKKIDQSSHQLMLLINDILDMSRIEQGKVEIHAAPLDIHALLRGCIANVEALAREKELAVKVDTVGLKDCCVESDELLLNQVLTNLLGNAVKFTPEKGVITLRTAQEEPRDGISLYTFEVRDTGIGMSPEFVTRMFEPFSQENSGSRTQYKGTGLGLSIVKHLVEKLQGDIQVESTPGKGSCFSVTLPLAIALPVQAPGEIAELPNQGDGMRVLLVEDNELNLLIASDILEELGVTVDTAADGRQAVERFSASPEGQYHLIFMDLRMPVMDGLAAARAIRGLSRSDAGVPIVAMTADAFAEDVEKTRAAGMNDHLAKPLEIDRLKAVIYQYHPERKRGEST; this is encoded by the coding sequence GTGAGTAACAAAATAAAGAAAACCTCCCTTCGCAAGCGCAAGTATGTTCTTCCACTGATGCTGCTCGCCGTCACACTGGTGGTGAGCCTTTGCGCGTTGTTTGCCTCCTCGCTGGATGAACAGCTTTACCTCCAGCGGCTGTACAGTATGGAGCAGAACGCGAAAAAAAGCTCAGAATTGGTTAATATTTCCATTAAAAGCGAATGGGAAAAACTGCGTCAGCTGGTCTATATGATACAGCGCTTCCCAGCTCTCAACTCCCGGGAGCTATTGGACAGCCTTGTGGATATAAGTCAAAACGCCGAGGATCACTCCCCATGGACCTTCAGCTGTATTGACTACGAAAGCAACAGCTACAATTGGGATGGCACCGTCACCCGCTGGCCGCTACCCAAGATGCTGCCAGCGGAGCTTCCCGACCGGCAGATCGCCATACGGGAATCCAATACCATCGGCGCCGAGCAGATGCTCTTTCTCCATCGGCTGCCGCGACCCATCACGCTTACCGATGGGGCTGTACTGACACACGTCACCCTTACCATCGATATGCACATTATGCTCCCCGAACTGGAGGTTTCATCCTTTGGGGTGGGCAATTCCACCTACATCACAAAGACGGACGGCACGCGGCTGTATCATCAGACCTCCAGCGCGGAGGTCCTGCCGTCCTATAACGTCATAACCGCACTGAAAAATGCCGAATTTTTGTATGACACCAGCTATGAGACCCTTGTGGAAGCGGTAAAGACGGAGAACTTCTTTACAGGGGAGATCACCCTTCAGAATATGCGCTATTTCGTGTCCTGCGCCCCTGTGGCGGAACGTTGGACGATGATCCTATTTGTACCGGAAGAAAATGTAAGCGGCGGCACAACGGAGCTTGTGCAGAAGCTAATTCTGGAGATGGCGGGGATTGCCTTTGCGTTGTCCGTCGTGCTGATCCTGTTTATGCGCCTGAACGCACACCGAACGCTGGAAGCACAGCAGGAAGCCCTGCGGGCGGCAGAGCAGGCCAGCCAGTCCAAAAGCGATTTCCTCTCCAATATGTCCCACGACATCCGTACGCCCCTCAACGGCATTATGGGGATGTGCCATCTTGCCATGCGGGATTACGCCGACCCGGCGGGCTATCTGAAGAAGATCGATCAAAGCTCTCATCAACTGATGCTGCTCATCAACGATATTCTGGATATGTCCAGAATCGAGCAGGGCAAGGTGGAGATCCATGCAGCGCCCCTGGATATTCACGCGCTACTGCGGGGATGTATCGCCAATGTCGAAGCCCTGGCCAGAGAAAAAGAGCTTGCGGTCAAGGTCGATACCGTCGGGCTGAAAGACTGCTGTGTGGAGAGCGACGAGCTGCTGCTCAATCAGGTCCTGACCAATCTGCTGGGCAACGCGGTGAAATTCACCCCGGAAAAGGGCGTCATCACCCTGCGCACCGCGCAGGAGGAGCCACGGGATGGGATTTCCCTGTATACCTTTGAGGTGCGGGACACGGGGATTGGTATGTCCCCGGAGTTTGTGACCCGCATGTTTGAGCCATTCAGCCAGGAAAACAGCGGCAGCCGCACGCAGTACAAAGGGACGGGGCTGGGGCTGTCCATTGTCAAACACCTGGTGGAAAAACTCCAAGGAGACATTCAGGTGGAGAGTACCCCTGGAAAAGGGAGCTGCTTTTCCGTGACCCTTCCGCTTGCCATCGCGCTGCCGGTTCAGGCCCCCGGGGAGATTGCAGAGTTGCCGAACCAGGGAGACGGTATGCGGGTGCTGCTGGTGGAGGACAACGAGCTCAACCTGCTGATCGCGTCGGACATCCTGGAGGAGCTTGGCGTTACCGTGGACACGGCCGCCGATGGCAGACAGGCCGTGGAGCGTTTTTCCGCCTCCCCCGAGGGGCAGTATCATCTCATATTCATGGATCTGCGTATGCCTGTGATGGATGGGCTGGCCGCCGCCCGTGCCATTCGCGGCCTGTCCCGGAGCGACGCCGGCGTGCCCATCGTAGCAATGACAGCGGACGCATTTGCAGAGGATGTGGAAAAGACCCGGGCCGCCGGTATGAACGACCATCTGGCAAAGCCGTTGGAAATAGACAGGCTAAAAGCCGTTATTTATCAATATCATCCCGAGAGAAAACGAGGAGAAAGTACATGA
- a CDS encoding ATP-binding protein, with translation MKFKSKIRKTAKRFYAACIAFLLLILSAAPAAAQTQKVLRVPFTEVPGFTMIDERGHRYGLIVDYLNEIAKYTGWAYEYIDTDSNDMTKDFLAGKYDLMGGTYYAESLEQYFAYPDYSCGTTKSVLLARQDDYSVRGYDTKDLNGKTIGVVGRAAENIRRLEAFLFLNGIECTIKRYSPEEVAAGQMDTDLSAGIIDLKLGNTTDNTGKFRAVEYIDAQPHYIVTQPNNQELRDELNWAMGKILSANPDFSNQLYDQYFGASNTHNLILTKEETEYIREKGTVTVVVPGYFHPFYCFGTDDGGHDGIVPELLGKISEQYGLKFSYVFAENYAETQQFVTQRKADMAGFFFEDSHAVIRDDLVTSASYTALNDLVVRNKSVTYPGENLTCGLLEGRQLPDYVDASHVKYYETTYDLLHAVNTGEIDFAYGLSTRMEQIMQEHIFNNVVPVTLSNNRIDVCFALPAPADSNLLTIINKGINSLSGKDRDAILDHNFIAIGDDVYTLGKWIESHPMEAVLVISAFSILIIFAVVVIAKARVKAANMQKAIAKAEAENMAKSEFLSRMSHEIRTPMNAIVGLSTLISMKDNIPQDIRKSLAKLNDSSRYLLGLINDILDMSRIDQGMMTIADENFSLDRVLDEICSIMQAQAQRKQIKLLSKVQVKHTDLTGDPIRLKQVLMNLLSNAVKFTPKDGQVFLTVEEIETTDTGAAYRFCVSDSGVGISKEDISRIFESFEQIGSNRTRSQGTGLGLPISRNIVELMGGTLKVKSEVGSGSEFYFTISLPFGKPVETHVQNASAETFANYRFLLAEDNLLNAEIATDLFTAEGAQVELAADGVEAVKMFHKSQPGYFDLILMDLQMPNMDGLEATRTIRTSSHPEAKSIPIIALTANTFQEDRDMAKAVGMNDFLAKPLDMDLIHVVLQKWLSKERRCRE, from the coding sequence ATGAAATTCAAATCAAAAATAAGGAAAACGGCAAAGCGGTTTTATGCCGCCTGCATAGCCTTCTTGCTCCTTATACTTTCCGCTGCTCCTGCCGCTGCCCAAACGCAGAAAGTCCTTCGTGTGCCGTTCACAGAGGTCCCGGGATTTACCATGATCGATGAGAGGGGGCACCGCTACGGCCTGATCGTGGATTATCTCAACGAGATCGCCAAATATACCGGCTGGGCCTATGAATATATTGATACCGACAGCAACGATATGACAAAGGATTTTCTGGCGGGTAAATACGACCTGATGGGCGGCACCTATTATGCGGAATCCTTAGAACAATATTTTGCGTACCCGGATTACAGCTGCGGAACCACAAAATCCGTGCTGCTGGCGCGGCAGGACGATTACAGTGTCCGCGGCTATGACACAAAGGATCTGAACGGCAAAACCATCGGCGTTGTGGGGCGCGCCGCAGAAAACATACGCCGGCTTGAAGCGTTTTTGTTTCTTAATGGAATCGAATGCACGATCAAACGCTATTCTCCCGAAGAGGTTGCCGCGGGGCAAATGGATACCGATTTGTCTGCTGGTATCATTGACCTGAAATTGGGAAATACAACGGATAATACGGGCAAGTTTCGTGCAGTGGAGTATATTGACGCGCAGCCCCACTATATCGTGACCCAGCCAAATAATCAGGAGCTGCGGGATGAACTGAATTGGGCAATGGGCAAAATCCTGTCCGCCAATCCTGATTTCTCAAACCAGCTTTACGATCAATATTTTGGGGCCTCCAATACGCACAACCTGATACTCACCAAAGAGGAAACGGAATATATTCGGGAAAAAGGTACAGTAACCGTGGTTGTTCCCGGCTACTTCCATCCCTTTTACTGTTTTGGCACCGATGACGGCGGACACGACGGTATTGTCCCTGAACTGCTTGGCAAAATCAGCGAGCAGTACGGCCTCAAATTTTCCTATGTCTTTGCCGAAAACTATGCTGAAACTCAGCAATTTGTGACACAGCGCAAAGCCGATATGGCAGGCTTTTTCTTTGAGGACTCCCATGCGGTTATCCGAGACGATCTGGTAACATCGGCATCATACACCGCCCTGAATGATTTGGTGGTCCGTAATAAATCGGTAACCTACCCGGGAGAAAATCTGACCTGCGGTTTGCTGGAAGGACGACAGCTGCCGGATTATGTGGATGCCAGTCATGTAAAATATTATGAAACCACCTATGATCTTCTGCATGCTGTAAATACCGGAGAAATTGATTTTGCCTACGGCCTGTCTACCCGTATGGAGCAAATAATGCAGGAGCATATATTCAATAATGTTGTCCCGGTTACACTCTCCAATAATCGAATAGACGTCTGTTTTGCGCTGCCCGCACCGGCGGATTCCAACTTGCTCACCATTATCAACAAGGGCATCAACAGCCTTTCTGGAAAAGACAGGGACGCGATTCTGGATCACAATTTTATTGCAATCGGTGACGATGTCTACACGCTGGGAAAATGGATTGAAAGCCATCCTATGGAAGCCGTGCTGGTCATCAGCGCTTTTTCAATCCTGATAATCTTTGCTGTTGTTGTCATTGCCAAAGCAAGAGTCAAAGCAGCAAATATGCAAAAGGCCATTGCCAAGGCAGAAGCGGAAAATATGGCGAAAAGCGAATTCCTCTCCCGCATGAGCCATGAGATCCGAACTCCTATGAATGCCATTGTGGGGCTGTCCACCCTCATCTCCATGAAGGACAATATTCCGCAGGACATCAGAAAGAGCCTTGCGAAGCTGAATGACTCATCCCGATATCTGCTGGGGCTTATCAACGACATTCTGGATATGAGCCGCATCGACCAAGGTATGATGACAATTGCCGATGAAAACTTTTCTCTTGATCGCGTGCTGGATGAAATTTGCAGTATCATGCAGGCGCAGGCGCAGCGCAAGCAAATAAAGCTTTTATCCAAAGTGCAGGTCAAGCACACCGATTTAACAGGCGACCCGATTCGCTTAAAACAGGTGCTCATGAACCTGCTTTCCAACGCTGTAAAATTCACGCCGAAAGACGGACAGGTTTTTCTGACCGTGGAGGAAATCGAGACAACTGATACAGGGGCGGCCTATCGGTTTTGCGTTTCCGATAGCGGCGTGGGAATTTCCAAGGAGGATATTTCCCGCATCTTTGAATCCTTTGAACAGATTGGCAGCAACCGTACCCGCAGTCAGGGAACGGGGCTGGGGCTTCCGATCAGCCGAAACATTGTTGAGCTTATGGGCGGCACGCTGAAAGTAAAAAGCGAAGTCGGCTCCGGCAGCGAATTCTATTTCACCATCTCACTTCCCTTTGGCAAGCCGGTAGAAACACACGTGCAGAATGCTTCGGCCGAAACATTTGCAAACTATCGTTTTTTGCTGGCGGAGGACAACCTCCTCAACGCGGAAATCGCCACGGACCTGTTTACAGCCGAGGGAGCGCAGGTGGAACTCGCGGCAGACGGCGTCGAAGCGGTGAAAATGTTCCATAAAAGTCAGCCCGGCTATTTTGATCTGATTCTGATGGATTTACAAATGCCGAATATGGACGGATTGGAGGCCACCAGAACCATCCGCACTTCCAGCCACCCGGAAGCAAAATCAATCCCGATTATTGCATTAACGGCAAACACCTTCCAGGAGGATCGGGATATGGCAAAAGCCGTCGGTATGAACGACTTTCTTGCCAAACCCTTGGACATGGATCTTATCCATGTTGTCCTGCAAAAATGGCTGAGCAAAGAGAGGCGATGCCGTGAGTAA
- a CDS encoding extracellular solute-binding protein: MRKTSTLSRILAMVLTMAVLAGFLAGCGGAPEDHSLSILIPNRSIEPLMDKLTAQDPDITFDVQPYFGSAVSVHIQERFERNDLPDIILATYAPEDSTQKENLLDISGYGFVQNYKASVLSNLSVDGSIYMLEGPTTARGIAYNKTLFAERGWAVPTNHEEFISLVKTIRAETDMLPLTLPGLYSGTYFTLMSELSHCDFLMTADGVTWAQKFAQGEASSREGFGTGITLLKDWVDAGAFEAVQSDMSDQQGVKMLVGRECAMTYLVGGQPFFLGKIKDSTDEFGTFPLYGLGGNSEFCATNYGIKIGLNKRLNEPGNEKKLENALKLLELFSSEEGQELFRSSEADILPLAGTTAHLPEEFIPLNEAMNRGHAAPFLYPGYEDLLAFTGEYLREAVTSGSDLDKAFELMDSIRQDTIKNQYTSNALATVSQDLTTEQTVRLVANALYATGLGDIALCTVQRYTPDIHLVAAANGKYYQGNLDTTNIDIPIGPRYNDPVFTNDMTGAEIKQLMETGLVVTNDAGITDYLPFISAGLDPEKLNDGETYKVVFSPSDCGEKSPIEKAAVPSDIVWKDFWREYIIGLGTITPDSVK, from the coding sequence ATGAGGAAAACGTCGACCTTATCCCGAATTCTGGCCATGGTGTTGACCATGGCTGTGCTGGCAGGCTTCCTTGCCGGGTGCGGCGGCGCGCCAGAAGACCATTCCCTCAGTATTCTGATCCCAAACCGGAGCATTGAACCGCTGATGGATAAGCTGACCGCCCAAGACCCGGACATCACCTTTGACGTGCAGCCCTATTTCGGCTCCGCGGTCTCTGTGCATATCCAGGAGCGGTTTGAGCGAAACGATCTGCCCGACATTATCCTGGCCACCTACGCGCCGGAGGACAGCACTCAAAAGGAAAACCTGCTGGATATCTCCGGCTACGGCTTTGTACAGAACTATAAGGCCAGCGTCCTCTCTAATCTCTCGGTGGACGGCAGCATCTATATGCTGGAGGGCCCCACCACAGCCCGGGGCATCGCCTATAACAAGACCCTCTTTGCCGAGCGGGGCTGGGCGGTCCCCACCAATCATGAGGAGTTTATCTCTCTGGTCAAAACCATCCGTGCCGAAACCGACATGCTGCCCCTAACGCTGCCCGGATTGTATTCCGGCACCTACTTTACCCTGATGAGCGAATTGTCCCACTGCGACTTCCTGATGACGGCGGACGGCGTTACCTGGGCGCAGAAGTTCGCGCAGGGCGAGGCCTCTTCCCGGGAAGGCTTCGGCACCGGCATCACACTCCTGAAGGATTGGGTGGACGCCGGTGCGTTTGAAGCCGTACAGTCGGATATGAGCGATCAGCAAGGCGTCAAGATGCTTGTGGGCCGCGAGTGCGCCATGACGTATCTGGTGGGCGGACAGCCCTTTTTCCTGGGAAAGATCAAGGACTCCACAGACGAATTTGGGACCTTTCCCCTCTATGGCCTTGGTGGGAACAGTGAATTCTGTGCCACCAACTACGGCATTAAGATCGGTCTCAACAAGCGCTTGAACGAACCGGGAAACGAGAAAAAGCTGGAAAACGCCCTGAAGCTGCTGGAGCTGTTCTCCTCCGAGGAGGGACAGGAGCTTTTCCGCTCCAGTGAAGCGGATATTCTGCCTCTTGCCGGCACCACCGCCCATCTCCCGGAAGAATTTATCCCCCTTAACGAAGCCATGAACCGTGGTCACGCGGCGCCCTTTTTGTATCCCGGTTACGAGGATCTATTGGCCTTTACTGGTGAATACCTGCGGGAGGCTGTCACCTCCGGCAGCGATCTGGACAAAGCGTTCGAACTGATGGATTCCATCCGACAGGATACCATCAAAAATCAGTATACCAGCAACGCATTGGCCACGGTGAGCCAGGACCTGACCACAGAGCAGACCGTCAGGCTGGTGGCCAACGCCCTCTACGCCACGGGACTTGGGGACATTGCCCTGTGTACGGTGCAGCGGTATACCCCGGACATACACCTGGTTGCGGCAGCCAACGGCAAATACTATCAAGGCAACCTGGACACCACGAATATTGATATCCCCATAGGTCCCCGGTATAACGATCCCGTCTTCACCAACGACATGACCGGAGCCGAGATCAAGCAGCTCATGGAAACGGGTCTGGTAGTCACCAACGACGCGGGTATCACCGACTATCTGCCTTTTATCAGCGCAGGGCTCGACCCTGAAAAACTAAATGACGGGGAAACCTACAAGGTGGTCTTTTCGCCCAGCGACTGCGGAGAAAAATCCCCTATAGAGAAGGCCGCTGTCCCAAGCGACATCGTCTGGAAGGATTTCTGGCGTGAGTATATCATAGGGCTTGGCACCATCACGCCCGACAGTGTGAAGTA
- a CDS encoding Hpt domain-containing protein: MNVEECYIKIGGSYADATRLFKTDERIIKYFKIMQKDANLDALCKALEQNDYETAFRAAHTLKGLALNMQFTKFAGEVSELTELLRPREANANITPLLSKTKQTYQVILSCIETCLKSTAAEEVLL; this comes from the coding sequence ATGAATGTTGAAGAATGTTACATAAAAATAGGCGGAAGCTATGCCGACGCTACCCGCCTGTTTAAGACCGATGAGCGGATTATCAAATATTTTAAGATTATGCAAAAGGATGCCAATCTGGACGCACTTTGCAAAGCCTTGGAACAAAATGATTACGAAACGGCGTTTCGTGCTGCGCATACCCTCAAAGGTCTGGCTCTGAATATGCAGTTTACCAAGTTTGCCGGCGAGGTAAGCGAGTTGACGGAACTGCTTCGTCCCCGGGAAGCAAATGCCAACATCACGCCCCTGCTTTCAAAAACAAAACAGACCTATCAAGTCATACTGAGCTGTATTGAAACCTGCCTGAAAAGTACGGCGGCAGAGGAGGTCCTGTTGTGA